Proteins co-encoded in one Blastocatellia bacterium genomic window:
- a CDS encoding aconitase family protein, with translation MIRRLLDRPITRRPATVRFTGRILFLTEDPDLIRRQLAGEDLAWTPEMKLRDDISTDEITPAYVCFYFDETLGEFPYIGLKAGDQFPIGRGDVKRGGFVASVSGKRRGKGSSREQAPFAELSAGIRVVIAENIERIYKQNCQNLGLLTTTNFDLIEKIRRGEEIPLSAFTEGEDEITRQIVEFGGLFPFNVARLQGQVAIPPIRTEPRPMTLAEKILARHMVVDLPQDRVGVPAVRPGDAGFVRADWRFSHEYVTPMAAIFFERYVGEEERVADPDSILLFRDHLTFLDEVMPPERRAMGLLDLAHQLKLKQEEFARKQGIRYHGELSDRKGSEGICHSIVLERYALPGQVIVGSDSHTPHSGAIGALAFGVGTTDLFNSWITRDVRVRVPESVKVLVRGRLPENVTAKDLVLAILRLDYVRSGRAIGKVIEYAGDAIRALDIDERATLTNMAAEIGGFTGIVAPDEKTVDFLVERRGLSRAEAERLIEDLQSDPDAEYAHVIELDASMIRPMLALPGDPGNGIEIACLDREVKIHIAYGGSCTAGKKADMDMYARVLAEALAEGRRVHPEVRFYIQFGSQDVRQYCAERGYLELFRQAGAIVIEPSCGACINAGPGATTSRDQVAISAQNRNFPGRSGPGQLYLASPLTVAASAIAGKIAEYRPRRSSTV, from the coding sequence ATGATCCGTCGGCTTCTCGATCGTCCGATCACGCGGCGTCCGGCCACTGTGCGCTTCACGGGGAGAATCCTCTTCCTCACCGAAGACCCCGATCTCATTCGTCGGCAGTTGGCCGGGGAGGATCTCGCATGGACGCCGGAGATGAAACTGCGGGATGACATTTCGACGGACGAGATCACGCCCGCCTACGTCTGCTTCTATTTCGACGAAACGCTCGGCGAATTCCCTTACATCGGCTTGAAAGCCGGCGATCAATTCCCCATCGGCCGGGGCGACGTCAAACGCGGGGGGTTCGTCGCATCGGTCTCGGGCAAACGACGAGGCAAGGGGAGCAGCCGCGAGCAAGCTCCGTTCGCTGAACTCTCCGCGGGCATCCGTGTCGTGATCGCGGAGAACATCGAACGCATTTACAAGCAAAATTGCCAAAACTTGGGCTTACTGACGACGACGAATTTCGATCTCATCGAGAAGATCCGACGCGGGGAAGAAATCCCGCTCTCCGCTTTCACTGAGGGTGAGGATGAGATCACGCGGCAGATCGTGGAATTCGGCGGCTTGTTTCCCTTCAACGTCGCGCGCCTCCAAGGCCAGGTCGCCATTCCCCCGATTCGGACCGAACCGCGTCCGATGACGCTCGCGGAGAAGATCCTGGCGCGTCACATGGTCGTGGATTTGCCGCAGGATCGCGTGGGCGTGCCGGCCGTACGTCCGGGCGATGCGGGATTCGTGCGCGCTGATTGGCGCTTCAGCCACGAATATGTGACGCCAATGGCCGCTATCTTCTTCGAGCGCTACGTCGGCGAAGAGGAGCGCGTCGCCGATCCCGATTCGATCCTCCTCTTCCGCGACCACTTGACGTTCCTGGACGAAGTCATGCCGCCGGAGCGACGCGCCATGGGCCTGCTGGATTTGGCTCACCAGCTCAAGCTCAAGCAGGAGGAGTTCGCCCGTAAGCAAGGGATTCGCTATCACGGGGAATTGAGCGATCGTAAGGGTTCCGAAGGGATCTGCCACAGCATCGTCCTCGAACGATACGCGCTGCCGGGGCAAGTGATCGTCGGCTCGGATTCCCACACGCCGCATTCGGGAGCGATCGGCGCCCTCGCCTTCGGCGTGGGCACGACCGATCTCTTCAATTCCTGGATCACGCGCGATGTGCGCGTGCGCGTGCCCGAATCGGTCAAAGTCCTCGTTCGAGGACGACTACCGGAGAACGTCACGGCGAAAGACCTCGTCTTGGCGATTCTGCGCCTTGACTACGTGAGAAGCGGCCGGGCGATCGGCAAAGTAATCGAGTATGCCGGCGATGCCATCCGCGCGCTCGATATAGATGAGCGAGCGACACTGACGAACATGGCCGCGGAGATCGGTGGCTTCACCGGGATCGTCGCTCCGGATGAGAAAACGGTGGACTTTCTGGTCGAGCGGCGCGGTCTCTCCCGCGCTGAGGCGGAACGATTGATCGAGGATCTCCAGAGCGATCCCGATGCCGAATACGCGCATGTGATCGAACTGGATGCCTCGATGATTCGTCCCATGCTCGCGCTGCCTGGCGATCCCGGCAATGGCATCGAGATCGCGTGCCTCGATCGCGAAGTGAAGATTCACATCGCCTACGGGGGCTCATGCACGGCGGGGAAGAAGGCCGATATGGACATGTACGCGCGCGTATTGGCCGAAGCGCTCGCCGAAGGTCGACGTGTGCATCCCGAGGTGCGTTTCTACATCCAATTCGGTTCGCAGGATGTCCGTCAATATTGCGCCGAGCGGGGGTATCTGGAATTGTTCCGACAAGCGGGAGCGATCGTGATCGAGCCCAGTTGCGGCGCCTGCATCAATGCCGGTCCAGGCGCGACGACGAGCCGCGATCAAGTGGCCATCAGCGCGCAGAATCGAAATTTCCCCGGTCGCAGCGGTCCCGGGCAGCTCTATCTCGCGAGCCCCCTCACGGTCGCGGCATCGGCCATCGCCGGAAAGATCGCCGAATACCGTCCGCGTCGTTCTTCGACCGTATGA
- a CDS encoding penicillin acylase family protein, with product MTHARWLRWAILGLLLLPPVGSGASSQSAARRASALIYRDDFGVPHIFAPDVETAAYAVGYAQAEDRLEELLKNYRRATGTMAEAFGPEFFRQDYEQRLWRHAEVSRANYHRLTPKTRAVIEAFIEGVKAYMREHPEKVPAWAPEIQPWHVVALGRFIIFGWPVGEALADLRRVGITPDVPSGLPAELRNLWGRSPSSFDLADRGSNAMLIAPWRTAMRAPIAIIDPHLSWYGEFRFYQLRIYAGTLAVAGVAILGTPLPALGHSAHCSIAMTTGGPDTADVYEEEVNPENPRQYRYDGEWRPMRVRAERIGVRRGDRVEWVTIEIEETHHGPIIARLGHKAYAVALPYAEEVELMDQIFEMLMARDVEEMKRALARLQLMAQNVLIACTSGDLYYARVGRVPIRPDGVDPSRPIPGHTAATEWRGIHPFSDLVQLQNPPSGYMHNCNVTPFAMMRESPLVPERYIPYIYNASRTAPRHQRGERVTELLDAATRVTEEQALALAFDTGVWHAELWQARVREAWERAPESAKSPEVAIVYELIQRWNRRSDPDSEGALAFYAFKKALGPMLAPRVDPPPTVTDAELLEALARAAKWLRATFGSLRVPYGRYFRVGREGGTRTWPVGGGSLNREPNNVGMATPRAITFVPAGEVMLGRAGQSATHVVILTKPPRSYSVVPLGHSDDPKSPHWDDQAEKLFSRGRAAPTYFLRRGELLKHVTARKVVRRTMRRPRG from the coding sequence ATGACGCACGCTCGATGGCTCCGTTGGGCGATCCTCGGACTTCTCTTGCTTCCTCCCGTCGGAAGCGGCGCGTCCTCGCAAAGCGCGGCACGCAGGGCTTCGGCGCTCATCTACCGAGATGATTTCGGCGTTCCTCACATCTTCGCTCCGGATGTGGAGACGGCGGCCTATGCTGTCGGCTACGCGCAAGCGGAAGACCGACTCGAAGAGTTGCTCAAGAACTATCGCCGGGCGACGGGAACGATGGCCGAAGCCTTCGGTCCAGAATTCTTCCGACAAGATTACGAACAACGCTTGTGGCGACACGCCGAGGTGAGTCGCGCGAACTATCACCGCCTCACCCCGAAGACGCGAGCCGTGATCGAGGCCTTCATCGAAGGGGTGAAGGCGTACATGAGGGAACATCCGGAAAAAGTGCCCGCGTGGGCGCCGGAGATCCAGCCATGGCACGTCGTCGCCCTCGGACGCTTCATCATCTTCGGATGGCCTGTCGGCGAAGCCTTGGCCGATCTGCGTCGGGTCGGGATCACTCCCGATGTCCCATCGGGGCTTCCCGCCGAACTCCGGAATCTGTGGGGAAGGTCGCCGAGCAGTTTCGATCTCGCGGATCGTGGCTCGAACGCGATGCTCATTGCCCCGTGGCGTACAGCGATGCGCGCGCCCATCGCCATCATTGATCCGCATCTCAGTTGGTACGGCGAATTCCGTTTCTATCAACTCCGCATATACGCAGGCACCTTGGCCGTCGCCGGCGTCGCGATCCTCGGCACTCCCCTCCCCGCGCTCGGACATAGCGCGCACTGTTCCATCGCAATGACCACGGGAGGACCAGACACGGCCGATGTCTACGAGGAAGAGGTCAACCCCGAGAATCCGCGCCAATATCGCTATGACGGGGAATGGCGTCCGATGCGCGTGCGCGCGGAGCGGATCGGCGTTCGCCGAGGAGATCGCGTGGAATGGGTGACCATCGAGATCGAGGAGACGCACCACGGGCCGATCATCGCCCGCCTCGGTCACAAAGCTTACGCGGTGGCGCTCCCCTACGCGGAGGAAGTGGAGCTGATGGACCAAATCTTCGAGATGCTGATGGCGCGCGATGTCGAGGAGATGAAACGCGCGTTGGCGCGCCTTCAACTCATGGCGCAGAACGTCTTGATCGCCTGCACCTCGGGCGACCTCTATTACGCCCGCGTCGGGCGCGTGCCGATCCGGCCTGATGGCGTAGATCCGAGTCGTCCCATTCCCGGACACACGGCTGCCACCGAATGGCGCGGGATTCATCCGTTCTCCGATCTCGTGCAGCTTCAGAATCCCCCTTCCGGCTACATGCACAACTGCAACGTGACGCCATTCGCCATGATGCGGGAGAGTCCCCTCGTGCCGGAGCGGTACATCCCGTACATCTACAACGCGAGCCGCACGGCGCCGCGCCATCAACGCGGCGAACGCGTGACGGAACTGTTGGACGCGGCGACGCGCGTCACCGAGGAACAAGCGCTCGCCCTCGCTTTCGATACCGGCGTTTGGCACGCTGAGCTGTGGCAAGCGCGAGTGAGAGAGGCATGGGAACGAGCGCCCGAGTCGGCGAAATCACCGGAGGTGGCCATCGTCTACGAATTGATCCAACGCTGGAACCGGCGCAGCGATCCCGATTCCGAGGGCGCGCTCGCGTTCTACGCGTTCAAGAAAGCGCTCGGCCCGATGCTCGCTCCTCGCGTTGATCCCCCGCCGACGGTGACCGACGCTGAGCTTCTCGAGGCGCTCGCGCGCGCAGCGAAATGGCTCAGGGCGACGTTCGGATCGCTTCGCGTCCCCTACGGGCGATATTTCCGCGTCGGCCGCGAAGGCGGGACGCGAACATGGCCTGTCGGAGGCGGCTCTCTCAATCGAGAACCGAACAATGTGGGGATGGCGACTCCGCGCGCCATCACCTTCGTCCCCGCGGGCGAGGTGATGCTCGGACGCGCCGGACAATCGGCGACGCACGTCGTCATCCTGACGAAACCGCCTCGGTCATATTCGGTCGTCCCCCTGGGGCACAGCGACGATCCGAAGAGCCCGCATTGGGACGACCAGGCGGAAAAGCTCTTCAGTCGGGGACGCGCTGCGCCCACGTATTTCCTGCGCCGCGGTGAGCTACTCAAGCACGTCACGGCGCGAAAGGTGGTGAGGCGCACGATGAGAAGACCACGAGGATGA
- the ggt gene encoding gamma-glutamyltransferase yields MGKGKLVWALTLAVMLEPLPTGAFGGRPVRARHGLVASTHEIASRVGVEILQRGGNAVDAAVAVALALAVVHPAAGNLGGGGFMLIRLADGRTTVIDYRETAPTRAHRDMYVDEKGEIIPEASTVGHRAVAVPGTVAGMALALEKYGTMSWADVCRPAERLAREGVVLTHFEAESLKRAARLLSRFPESRRIFLRDGRYYEEGEVFRQPELADTLRRLIEHGPREFYEGETARRIVAEMEAGGGLITLEDLKNYRAVEREPLRTTYRGYEIITVPPPSSGGVALIEMLHILEGFDLRALGHNSAEYVHLLVEAMRRAFADRARFLGDPDFARIPVKGLTSRRYAEALRRTIDPKRATPSATLTGGDAFAYESEQTTHFTVVDAAGNVVANTYTLNGSYGSGVTVRGAGFLLNNEMDDFTSKPGAPNMFGLLQSEANQIAPRKRPLSAMTPTIVLKDGKPWLALGSPGGPTIINTVLQVILNVIEFGMNLQQAVAMPRVHHQWMPDQIVYEPFGLSRDTIEALRARGHTLTERPRYMGDVQAIMIEPETGMRLGASDPRMDGKPVGY; encoded by the coding sequence ATGGGGAAAGGAAAACTCGTATGGGCGTTGACATTGGCGGTGATGCTGGAGCCACTACCGACGGGCGCGTTCGGCGGGCGGCCCGTTCGCGCTCGGCATGGTCTGGTGGCGTCCACGCATGAGATCGCTTCGCGCGTGGGCGTGGAGATTCTGCAGCGCGGAGGGAATGCTGTGGATGCGGCGGTGGCGGTTGCGCTGGCGCTCGCCGTCGTGCATCCGGCAGCGGGGAATCTGGGAGGAGGAGGCTTCATGCTCATTCGCCTGGCCGATGGGCGAACGACCGTGATTGATTATCGAGAGACGGCACCGACTCGCGCGCACCGCGATATGTATGTGGACGAGAAGGGCGAGATCATTCCCGAAGCCTCGACCGTCGGACATCGCGCCGTCGCCGTCCCGGGAACGGTCGCCGGCATGGCGCTCGCTCTCGAAAAATATGGGACGATGTCCTGGGCGGACGTCTGCCGGCCCGCCGAACGACTCGCGCGCGAAGGCGTCGTACTCACCCATTTCGAGGCCGAGAGCTTGAAGCGAGCCGCACGACTCCTGTCTCGCTTTCCCGAAAGCCGGCGCATCTTCCTTCGCGATGGACGCTACTACGAAGAGGGCGAGGTCTTTCGCCAACCAGAGTTAGCCGACACTCTTCGACGGCTCATCGAGCACGGTCCGCGAGAGTTTTACGAGGGTGAGACGGCGCGCCGCATCGTCGCTGAGATGGAAGCCGGAGGGGGATTGATCACGCTCGAGGACCTGAAGAACTATCGCGCCGTCGAGCGCGAGCCGTTGCGCACGACCTATCGCGGATATGAGATCATCACTGTCCCCCCGCCCAGCTCTGGCGGCGTCGCCCTGATCGAAATGTTGCATATCCTGGAAGGCTTCGACTTGCGCGCGCTCGGTCATAATTCCGCTGAGTACGTGCATCTGCTCGTCGAGGCGATGCGGCGCGCGTTCGCCGATCGCGCGCGCTTCCTTGGCGATCCGGACTTCGCGCGCATTCCGGTGAAGGGACTCACCTCGCGCCGATATGCGGAGGCGTTGCGTCGAACGATCGACCCCAAACGTGCGACTCCCAGCGCCACGCTCACCGGAGGCGACGCCTTCGCTTACGAATCCGAACAAACGACGCATTTCACCGTCGTGGATGCGGCGGGTAATGTCGTCGCCAATACATACACGCTCAACGGCAGCTACGGAAGCGGAGTGACCGTTCGCGGAGCGGGATTCCTCTTGAACAACGAGATGGATGACTTCACGAGCAAGCCGGGCGCGCCCAACATGTTCGGACTCCTCCAGAGCGAAGCCAATCAGATCGCCCCTCGCAAGCGTCCGCTCTCGGCGATGACGCCCACGATCGTGCTCAAAGACGGTAAGCCATGGCTGGCGTTGGGTAGTCCGGGCGGCCCGACGATCATCAACACCGTCCTGCAGGTCATCCTCAACGTCATCGAGTTTGGGATGAATCTTCAGCAAGCCGTCGCAATGCCTCGCGTGCATCATCAATGGATGCCGGATCAGATCGTCTACGAGCCCTTCGGGCTCTCACGGGATACGATCGAAGCGCTCCGAGCGCGCGGGCACACCTTGACGGAGAGGCCTCGTTACATGGGCGATGTGCAAGCCATCATGATCGAGCCGGAGACGGGCATGCGCTTGGGGGCTTCCGATCCGCGCATGGATGGAAAGCCGGTGGGCTATTGA